A section of the Dehalobacter sp. DCM genome encodes:
- a CDS encoding DEAD/DEAH box helicase family protein: MLYISKKGFSNKALNSLKHIAAFKNSDFYKAQAMRLPTYDKPRVISLSDETPDYLCIPRGCESDLVNLFGTFKADIKWADETSLGRNVNVEFNGELRDEQADAANSMLLHDNGVLSATTAFGKTVIGAKLISERKVNTLVLVHTQQLLEQWKERLIQFLTINEELPDESVNKRGRKKVRSIIGQLGGGKKNLSGIIDIAVMQSLVKGDEVNDVVRDYGMVIVDECHHVPAFSFEQILKNVPAKYVYGLTATPVRQDGHHPIIFMHCGPVRYKVDAIEQAEKRPFDHYIIPRFTPFRKPVSQDEKEWSIGEIYSEISTSQIRNQLIIKDVIGCVKEGRNPIILTERTAHVELIANQLSEALPNVVELIGGMSTKERRSALEKLASIPANENIVIVATGRFVGEGFDEPRLDTLFLAMSVAWKGTVQQYAGRLHRLYQSKNEVQIYDYVDVHVGVLERMYHKRLKGYVSIGYSAKSDSKQFEATNAIFDNHNFMTVFSNDISSSKVDIVIVSPYMTKKRLYQMLGVLSSGINNGAKLTIITRPESDYKEKDKLAFAEMVNSIRGTGASIIFKSNIHQKFAIIDQRIVWYGSINLLSFGSAEESVMRLDSINIANELIGTIEDTL; the protein is encoded by the coding sequence ATGCTCTACATTAGTAAAAAAGGATTTTCAAATAAAGCATTGAACAGCTTAAAACACATAGCAGCTTTCAAAAATTCTGATTTTTACAAGGCGCAGGCGATGAGATTACCGACGTATGATAAGCCAAGAGTCATCTCTTTATCAGATGAAACACCGGATTATTTGTGTATTCCAAGAGGCTGTGAGTCTGATTTGGTAAATTTGTTTGGCACCTTTAAAGCCGATATAAAATGGGCTGATGAAACTTCATTAGGTAGAAATGTTAATGTTGAATTTAACGGAGAGCTTCGTGATGAACAGGCTGATGCAGCAAACTCAATGCTGCTGCACGATAATGGAGTTTTATCCGCAACTACTGCTTTTGGGAAAACAGTGATAGGAGCAAAACTTATATCCGAAAGAAAAGTGAATACTCTTGTGCTTGTCCACACCCAGCAATTGTTGGAACAGTGGAAGGAACGGCTTATCCAATTCCTGACGATAAATGAAGAATTGCCTGACGAATCGGTAAATAAAAGAGGAAGAAAAAAAGTAAGGAGTATTATTGGGCAACTTGGCGGCGGCAAGAAAAACCTTAGCGGTATTATTGATATTGCTGTTATGCAGTCATTGGTAAAAGGTGACGAGGTAAACGACGTTGTCCGGGATTATGGCATGGTTATTGTTGACGAATGCCATCATGTACCTGCGTTTAGCTTCGAACAGATTCTTAAAAATGTCCCCGCAAAATATGTCTATGGACTTACAGCAACTCCTGTGAGACAAGACGGGCACCATCCAATTATATTTATGCATTGCGGACCTGTGAGATATAAGGTGGATGCGATAGAGCAAGCTGAAAAAAGACCTTTTGATCACTATATTATTCCACGTTTCACTCCTTTCAGAAAACCTGTCAGTCAGGACGAAAAGGAGTGGTCCATAGGTGAAATATATTCTGAAATCAGCACTAGTCAAATCAGGAATCAGTTAATCATAAAAGATGTAATCGGCTGCGTAAAAGAAGGCCGCAACCCTATTATTCTGACTGAGAGGACGGCCCATGTCGAATTAATCGCAAATCAGTTATCGGAGGCGCTTCCGAATGTTGTTGAGTTAATCGGCGGAATGTCAACGAAGGAGAGAAGATCCGCGCTTGAAAAGCTAGCAAGCATTCCGGCAAATGAGAATATTGTTATTGTTGCCACAGGCAGATTTGTTGGAGAAGGCTTTGATGAACCAAGATTAGATACTTTGTTTCTGGCAATGTCTGTTGCGTGGAAAGGAACAGTACAGCAATATGCCGGACGGTTGCACAGGTTGTATCAAAGTAAGAATGAGGTTCAGATTTATGATTATGTGGATGTCCATGTTGGTGTACTTGAACGGATGTATCACAAGAGGCTTAAGGGGTATGTTTCCATAGGATATTCTGCCAAAAGCGACAGCAAGCAGTTTGAGGCGACAAACGCTATTTTTGATAACCATAACTTTATGACTGTGTTCAGCAATGATATTTCATCCTCAAAAGTTGATATTGTTATAGTAAGCCCATATATGACAAAGAAGCGGCTGTATCAGATGCTGGGTGTCCTATCTTCCGGCATTAATAATGGAGCTAAGCTTACAATAATAACCAGGCCTGAGTCGGACTATAAGGAGAAAGACAAGCTGGCATTTGCTGAAATGGTTAATTCCATAAGAGGCACAGGAGCAAGCATTATTTTCAAGTCAAATATTCATCAGAAGTTTGCGATAATTGACCAGAGAATTGTTTGGTATGGAAGCATAAATCTTCTGAGCTTTGGAAGCGCTGAGGAAAGCGTAATGCGCCTGGATAGCATAAATATAGCGAATGAGTTGATAGGAACAATTGAAGATACGTTATGA
- a CDS encoding recombinase family protein, translated as MKNVRIIPAKPKENKKLRVAAYCRVSTSGPEQIRSIEIQISAYTKMIKSHPNWIFAGVYCDIESGLRRSGRKSLDKLLEKAAKGQIDYIITKSISRVSRDTLEVLKIIRFLRERGINMHFENEKLDSIEADKEFEITLRGKLMMKAC; from the coding sequence ATGAAGAATGTAAGGATTATACCCGCTAAACCGAAAGAAAATAAAAAGCTCAGGGTTGCCGCTTACTGCAGGGTCAGTACCTCCGGGCCGGAGCAGATACGTAGCATTGAGATTCAGATAAGCGCATACACGAAGATGATAAAAAGTCATCCCAACTGGATTTTTGCCGGTGTTTATTGTGATATTGAAAGCGGGCTGCGGCGAAGCGGCAGAAAAAGTCTAGATAAACTGCTTGAGAAAGCAGCGAAAGGCCAAATCGATTACATCATAACCAAGTCAATCAGCAGGGTATCGAGAGATACGCTGGAGGTTTTAAAGATTATAAGATTTTTAAGGGAGAGAGGAATCAATATGCATTTTGAAAATGAGAAGCTGGACTCAATCGAGGCGGATAAAGAATTTGAGATTACGCTAAGGGGTAAGCTTATGATGAAGGCATGTTGA